Proteins found in one Clostridia bacterium genomic segment:
- a CDS encoding acyltransferase, with amino-acid sequence MNKKTVELDYMNAIACLLVILIHVLSVGIERIDTMSWQSALIYFPWRIAAFVVPLFLYTGAVKMAMQFENKRVTGAVYLRYALRRIKKIFLPYAVWVCIYYFCFLAIGYVEGGVGEFFSYLFSGSLAAPFYYVIIIMQFYLLMPLWVWVMRRVPFYLSLAVSLLIWFFLEYYPDITWALGISFPYGDRIFLTYIVFWVLGLYAGKNYDRTLEMLTTKKWDKVVCIALILIYAWIYYIRLLGYATPFDILNVKLIADVLSILVLHFIAVSLLSAHELIKKTLSAIYRSSFFVFLAHSLFLTAAQRFLDGQGIVRLSAVIGVRALVCYSVPFILYFIWSRIKAAAGKDRFS; translated from the coding sequence ATGAACAAGAAAACGGTTGAATTAGACTATATGAACGCCATAGCCTGCCTTCTCGTGATACTCATTCACGTGCTGTCGGTGGGCATTGAGCGGATAGACACGATGTCGTGGCAGTCGGCGCTTATATATTTCCCGTGGAGGATCGCGGCCTTTGTAGTGCCGCTTTTCTTATATACGGGAGCCGTGAAAATGGCCATGCAGTTTGAGAATAAGCGCGTTACGGGAGCCGTATATCTAAGATACGCTTTAAGGCGCATAAAGAAGATATTTCTTCCTTACGCCGTATGGGTGTGCATATATTACTTTTGCTTCCTCGCAATAGGGTATGTTGAAGGCGGCGTGGGGGAATTCTTTTCCTACCTGTTCTCGGGCTCTCTGGCCGCTCCTTTTTATTATGTCATCATTATAATGCAGTTTTATCTTTTGATGCCGCTATGGGTATGGGTAATGCGCCGCGTGCCCTTTTATCTTTCGCTGGCAGTCTCGCTTCTTATATGGTTCTTTTTAGAATATTATCCTGATATAACCTGGGCGCTCGGCATATCGTTCCCCTACGGCGACAGGATCTTTCTTACTTATATCGTGTTCTGGGTACTGGGGCTTTACGCCGGAAAGAATTACGACAGGACGCTTGAAATGCTCACAACGAAAAAATGGGACAAGGTAGTATGCATCGCGCTTATACTTATATATGCATGGATATATTACATAAGGCTTCTCGGATACGCGACTCCCTTTGATATACTGAACGTAAAGCTCATAGCAGACGTGCTGTCGATATTAGTTCTCCACTTTATAGCAGTCTCGCTTTTGTCGGCGCACGAACTTATAAAGAAAACGCTTTCTGCGATCTACCGAAGTTCGTTTTTCGTGTTTTTGGCGCACAGCCTTTTTTTGACAGCTGCGCAGAGATTCTTGGACGGACAGGGGATCGTGCGGCTTTCTGCCGTTATAGGCGTGCGCGCTCTCGTTTGCTACAGCGTGCCTTTTATTCTCTATTTCATATGGAGCCGCATAAAGGCGGCGGCGGGAAAAGATAGATTCTCTTAA